The genomic stretch TTTATTATTAACATTACACATGTTGTTATTTATACCGGGGTTAATTATTTTCTTATCGCAATTTGGTAAAAAATTACATATAGCACACGAACATTAAGTGAAAATGACCAATGTAACGATGTGATTAAGATCGCCAACCATAAAGACAAAAAGGGCGTTAACTTTATCAGTTAACGCCCTCTTCTATTTCTATTTCTCATTTTAACGCCAATTATAAATTAATGAGCATCCCTGTAATTCACTTTCCAACCTTGTTGCTCACAATACGGGAATACAGCAGCTAACGGTAACGGTTTACAGTAATAATAGCCTTGTAAATAGTCACACTGCAATTGGATCAGTTCCTCAGCGATAGCTTGCGTTTCTACGCCCTCAGCAACCACGCTGCAACCCAAATTTTGAGCTAAGAATATAATTGAACGAACAATCGCATTATTGGTATTACCGTTGTGCATGGCCATCACAAACGAACGGTCAATCTTAATTTGATTAATCGGTAACTCTCGCAAAATAGACAGTGATGAAAATCCGGTACCAAAGTCATCAAGACTAATACTAAAACCCATGCCTGATAACTTAGACAGAATATCGCGAGTTTTTGTAACATCAGCCATGATAGCCGTTTCAGTTACCTCCAATACGAGCTGCGTTGGAGATAGTTTCCCATCACGAACCAAGGCTGCAAGTTGCGCTGAAAAACGCTCGTCCTGCAAATCGAGCACTGACAAGTTGATATGAATACACACATCAATATCTTGCTTGGCGAAGTCAGCTAAATGTTGAACAATATTATCCAATACCCACAGCGTCACCTGACGAATAGAGCCATTTTGCTCGGCTAAAGGAATAAACTGATCTGGTGGTATAAAAGAACCATCAGCTTGTGGCCAGCGTAATAAGGCTTCAAAGTGATGAGTTTTAGTCACTTTCGATTTAACCAAAGGCTGATAATAGAGTTCAAACTGATTTTCTGCTAACGCAAGGTGGAGTTTACTCGATAGCGCCAAACGGGTTTTCGCATCGTTATCCAATGCATCACAGTATAATCGATAAGGTATACGCTGCTTTTTTGCCTCATACATAGCGGTATCGGCTTTTTGTAATAACGGTGCAATTGCATTGCTATGCTCTGGGAACAAGCTCACCCCCGTGCTAATACGTACGTCAAAATTATAGCTATTTATGTCAAATGAAATCAATAACGCTTTATCTATCATCGCCATGAGTTTAGCAATGTCCTCATCTGCGACTGAGTCAAATAACAAAATAAACTCATCACCACCAACACGAGAAAAAAAACAATCATCAGGTAATACCGCTGACAGCCGTTGTGCTAATTTAATCAGCAGTTGGTCACCATAATAATGTCCGACCACATCATTGATTTGTTTAAAATCATTTAGGTCTAACACAAAGAGAGAAAAAGGCGCCGCAGCGGTCGCTTTAGCTGACACCGCCTCCATAAAATGCAGACGATTAGGTAGCCCTGTTAAGGAGTCATGTAGGGCATTATGACGTTCGTTATTCGCGATAACTTGAAGAGCCTCCAGGCTACGTAAGCTAAATTTAATCACCATCAATACAAAAATACTACCGCCAAACAAAATCGTAGCTAAACAGGTTTCGACAATAGAGACAGCCGAAATACCGGTTAGATAGTATAAAAAAGTAAAATAACCAAACTGAAAAAATAAGATTAATAGCAGCAGTAATTTCCAACCGATACTCTGGTCTTGTCTACAAATTTTAATTGCTGGTTTTAAGCTCATGGATAAAAAAATCAATCCAAATGCCACTAACAAAATCGGGATCATATTCATACAGCAGTATTACTCATCACTAGGATTGCAACATGATCTACAATCAAGTTACTGGTTATTAATGACGCATAATTAGATAGACAGGTCACACTGTCAACATAAAACTATCGACTATAAACAACCCGGAAAAAACCCGTTTATTTGATA from Moritella marina ATCC 15381 encodes the following:
- a CDS encoding putative bifunctional diguanylate cyclase/phosphodiesterase, with amino-acid sequence MNMIPILLVAFGLIFLSMSLKPAIKICRQDQSIGWKLLLLLILFFQFGYFTFLYYLTGISAVSIVETCLATILFGGSIFVLMVIKFSLRSLEALQVIANNERHNALHDSLTGLPNRLHFMEAVSAKATAAAPFSLFVLDLNDFKQINDVVGHYYGDQLLIKLAQRLSAVLPDDCFFSRVGGDEFILLFDSVADEDIAKLMAMIDKALLISFDINSYNFDVRISTGVSLFPEHSNAIAPLLQKADTAMYEAKKQRIPYRLYCDALDNDAKTRLALSSKLHLALAENQFELYYQPLVKSKVTKTHHFEALLRWPQADGSFIPPDQFIPLAEQNGSIRQVTLWVLDNIVQHLADFAKQDIDVCIHINLSVLDLQDERFSAQLAALVRDGKLSPTQLVLEVTETAIMADVTKTRDILSKLSGMGFSISLDDFGTGFSSLSILRELPINQIKIDRSFVMAMHNGNTNNAIVRSIIFLAQNLGCSVVAEGVETQAIAEELIQLQCDYLQGYYYCKPLPLAAVFPYCEQQGWKVNYRDAH